GCTGCCGAATGACCAAGGAAACCGAGACGACCAGGCTGATCGCCTGGAGCAATGAGATGCGAGCCGTCCATCAGCGATTGCGCGAAGCACTCCGCGCCACCCGGGCAGCGGTGCGCCCGGACGGCGTGGACCCTGCGACGTCCCGCGATCTGCTCCTGTTCTGTCACGGCTTCTGCATCGCCCTCACGGGTCACCATCAAGGCGAAGACCATCTCTTGTTCCCTGCGATCGCCGAAGCCCACCCTGAACTGCGACCCGTGCTCCGCAAACTCGAAGACGACCACGTGCAGATCGGAGTGCTGCTGGAAAGCCTTGGAGCCGCCGTGGATCGAACCGACCCTCCGGACCGGATCGAATCGCACCTCGAAGGCATCGAAGCGATCATGGAGTCCCACTTCCAGTACGAAGAACGTCAACTCCTCGTGATCCTCGACGTTCTGGACCTTCGGGTGAATCCTCAGGAGGTTTTCGGGCCGCTCTGAAAGTGACGAAGGGGACCGGTGGTGAGTGCTTCGCGTCCTTGAGGGGAGGCGCCTGCCACCGATGCGACCGGCCAGCGAGCGTAGCTGAGGGATTCCTCGCGAATCACTCCCGCAGCCGCGCCACCTCGCTCACCCATGCGCGGTGCGCGAAGTCGCCCGCCGCGAACGGGACCGGGATCCCCAACGACTCGTGGGTCTGCGACACGAACCGCAGTGCCGTCACCGGGACGCCGGACGCCGAGAGCGCCCTGGCGTACGCCTCGCCGTCGCCGCGCAGCGGGTCCAGCTCCGCCGTGAAGATCACCGCGGGTGGGAGTCCCTCATGAGACTCTGCGAGAAGAGGTGACGCATACGGCTCGCGGGCCAGCGCCCGGTCCGGTCCGAGATACTGGGCCACGAGCGCCCGGCCCGCCTTCTCCAGGATGACGTGCGGCATGCTGGGGCCGATGCCGCTCATGTCCGCATGTCCGATCGTGAGATCGAGAGCCGGGTTCTCCAGGATCTGAAGCCGCACCGGGATCCGGTTCCGGTCGCGATTCATGAGCGTCACCGCCGCGGCGAGGTTGCCGCCCGACGAGGCGCCACCCACCGCGATCCGGTCCCGCGACCCACCCAGTTCCTCGGCATGCTCAAAAGCCCACTCCAGCGCCGACCAGCACTGCTCCGGCTGGACCGGGAACCGGTGCTCCGGGGCGTGCGCATAGTCCGGCGCCACGATGATGACCCCGGCGTCCTGCGCCCGCCGTCGCAGTCGGGCGTCCCAGGCCCTCCAGTCGATCCCGCCCAGCGTGAAGCCGCCGCCATAGCAGTACACAAGCACAGGGAGCCCCGCCCCGGGGGACGTCGGCTCCCAGCCCGGCCAGTACACCCGCACTCGCACGTCAGGCGCGTCATGCGCCGGGACCAAGTGATCTGCCGTCGCGGTCTCCAGCGGTGTTTCGGCGAACTCCACCTGGATCCGGTCGTCATTCTCCCGGGCCACACGGCGACGCCCTGCGGCATCAGAGGGCTCAGGCTTCTTGAGCGGGGCCGCCGCCTTCTCGAAAGCGGTGACGGCCGGGTCGACGGCGGGCCGGCGCCAGCGTCCTCGTCTCCACCTCATCCGAGGTCAGCTTTCCCGTTGAGGCAGTTCATCAGCGCACACTCCTGATCCTGAGAACGGACAATCCGGCGAATACCGCCATGACGAAGGCCGCCACGTAGAGCGCCCCGAAATTCTCCCCGGTGGGCGAGCCGATCCGCGTCAGGAGGAAACCGAGCACCGGCACGAAGATGTTCGGCAGCAGATACGCCAGCGCCA
This portion of the Arthrobacter woluwensis genome encodes:
- a CDS encoding hemerythrin domain-containing protein — its product is MTKETETTRLIAWSNEMRAVHQRLREALRATRAAVRPDGVDPATSRDLLLFCHGFCIALTGHHQGEDHLLFPAIAEAHPELRPVLRKLEDDHVQIGVLLESLGAAVDRTDPPDRIESHLEGIEAIMESHFQYEERQLLVILDVLDLRVNPQEVFGPL
- a CDS encoding alpha/beta hydrolase, whose amino-acid sequence is MRWRRGRWRRPAVDPAVTAFEKAAAPLKKPEPSDAAGRRRVARENDDRIQVEFAETPLETATADHLVPAHDAPDVRVRVYWPGWEPTSPGAGLPVLVYCYGGGFTLGGIDWRAWDARLRRRAQDAGVIIVAPDYAHAPEHRFPVQPEQCWSALEWAFEHAEELGGSRDRIAVGGASSGGNLAAAVTLMNRDRNRIPVRLQILENPALDLTIGHADMSGIGPSMPHVILEKAGRALVAQYLGPDRALAREPYASPLLAESHEGLPPAVIFTAELDPLRGDGEAYARALSASGVPVTALRFVSQTHESLGIPVPFAAGDFAHRAWVSEVARLRE